A genomic region of Catalinimonas niigatensis contains the following coding sequences:
- a CDS encoding Ada metal-binding domain-containing protein, giving the protein MIRHHEIPDLALRRLIKEKKIGWGGNFKLKIYGTLNCKSGKRLKKETRVFFFSDLEAVKEGYRPCGHCLKEAYKNWKNGLV; this is encoded by the coding sequence ATGATAAGACATCATGAAATACCTGATCTTGCCCTCAGAAGGTTGATCAAAGAAAAAAAGATTGGCTGGGGAGGTAACTTCAAGCTGAAAATCTATGGGACCCTGAACTGTAAGTCGGGCAAGCGGTTGAAGAAAGAAACCAGGGTCTTTTTTTTCTCAGACCTGGAAGCTGTGAAAGAAGGTTATCGCCCCTGTGGACATTGTTTGAAAGAAGCATACAAAAACTGGAAAAATGGACTTGTTTAA
- a CDS encoding D-arabinono-1,4-lactone oxidase, translated as MEKRAFLKTTSATVIGSLLTPLISCNTPQEQQTVSQEARKNWAGNLTYSTDQLYEPASVEEAQEMVKSLDKVKALGTRHCFNNIADSKVNQLSLQKLTQISIDEDANTVTVDAGVNYGLLSPYLHERGYALHNLASLPHISVAGACATATHGSGVNNGNLPSAVKAIEFISANGELVKLSREADGDKFNGAVVNLGALGVVTHLTLDIQPTFKMRQEVYLSLPVAQLEEHFDEIMSAGYSVSLFTDWKTDQVNQVWIKRKVDDTKGDAEAEFYGARLADRDVHPIIEISAENCTQQMGIAGPWYERMPHFRMDFTPSSGTELQAEYFVPRQHAVAAFQAVQTLKDQIAPLLMISEIRTIAADDFWMSPCYQQDSVAFHFTCEQDWENLQHLLPKIEEALQPYGVRPHWGKMFTMSPDRLASLYPKLTEFRNLVKEYDPQGKFSNAYLQRNILV; from the coding sequence ATGGAAAAAAGAGCCTTTCTCAAAACTACTTCTGCTACTGTGATTGGCAGTTTATTGACCCCATTGATCTCCTGTAATACACCTCAAGAACAACAAACTGTGAGCCAAGAAGCAAGAAAAAACTGGGCAGGCAACCTGACCTACAGCACCGATCAGTTGTATGAACCTGCATCCGTAGAAGAAGCACAGGAAATGGTAAAAAGTCTGGATAAGGTAAAAGCCTTAGGCACAAGGCATTGCTTCAACAACATCGCCGATAGTAAGGTAAATCAGCTGTCTTTACAAAAACTGACTCAAATTAGTATAGATGAAGATGCCAACACTGTCACAGTAGATGCAGGCGTGAATTACGGTCTGTTATCTCCTTATCTTCATGAGAGAGGCTACGCCCTGCATAACCTGGCTTCCTTACCCCATATTTCGGTAGCAGGAGCCTGTGCTACTGCTACGCACGGATCCGGGGTAAACAATGGTAATCTGCCTTCTGCGGTCAAGGCTATAGAGTTTATCAGTGCGAACGGAGAACTGGTTAAACTATCCCGTGAAGCGGATGGAGACAAATTCAATGGGGCAGTGGTTAATCTGGGTGCGCTGGGGGTAGTGACCCACCTTACGCTAGATATACAGCCTACTTTTAAGATGCGCCAGGAGGTATACCTTTCTTTACCAGTGGCTCAGTTAGAGGAACACTTTGATGAGATTATGTCTGCTGGTTATAGCGTCAGCCTGTTTACCGATTGGAAGACAGATCAGGTGAATCAGGTTTGGATCAAACGAAAAGTAGATGATACGAAAGGCGATGCCGAGGCTGAATTTTATGGTGCCCGGCTTGCCGATAGGGATGTACATCCTATCATTGAAATATCTGCTGAAAACTGTACCCAACAAATGGGGATTGCCGGTCCCTGGTACGAACGTATGCCTCATTTTCGCATGGATTTTACACCCAGCAGTGGAACAGAGTTACAGGCTGAATATTTTGTACCTCGTCAGCATGCCGTAGCTGCTTTTCAGGCTGTGCAAACTTTGAAAGATCAGATCGCACCACTGTTGATGATTTCCGAAATCCGCACCATCGCTGCCGATGATTTTTGGATGAGCCCCTGCTACCAACAGGACTCAGTGGCTTTTCACTTTACCTGTGAGCAGGATTGGGAAAATTTGCAGCATCTTCTTCCCAAAATAGAAGAAGCACTTCAGCCTTATGGCGTGCGTCCCCACTGGGGAAAGATGTTTACCATGTCGCCCGATCGCCTGGCCTCACTTTACCCAAAACTGACTGAGTTCAGAAATCTGGTGAAAGAATACGATCCACAGGGCAAATTCAGCAATGCTTATTTACAGCGGAATATTCTGGTGTAA
- a CDS encoding phytanoyl-CoA dioxygenase family protein has protein sequence MNNYLNQLGVRPDTLSNDEKHFLDENGYLSLGKLLSDNQLQQIRETIAHLLEQEGERAGFELFDSKYIRHPKEEGAERLADLVNKDPTFELFFTHPRVLAGVAHVLRQELKLSSLNYRGALPGYGQQKLHVDWHETVAPGDYKVCNSIWLLDDFSAANGATRLVAGTHKNGMLPQDELEDPLASHPEEIIIEEPAGTVVIFNSHTWHGGTTNHTDQVRRAVHSYFCRRDQPQQIDQSRYLLPETRTRLSEAALEVLAV, from the coding sequence ATGAATAACTACCTGAATCAACTCGGTGTCCGTCCGGATACCCTTAGCAACGATGAAAAACATTTTCTGGATGAAAATGGCTACCTCTCTCTGGGCAAGCTTCTCTCCGATAATCAGCTCCAGCAAATCCGTGAGACCATAGCCCATCTGTTGGAACAGGAAGGCGAACGGGCAGGTTTTGAGCTCTTTGATTCCAAGTACATCCGACATCCCAAGGAAGAGGGGGCTGAACGTCTAGCCGACCTGGTCAATAAAGATCCTACTTTTGAGTTATTCTTTACCCATCCCCGGGTGTTAGCCGGCGTAGCCCATGTCCTGAGACAAGAACTTAAGCTTTCTTCTCTTAACTATCGGGGCGCCCTGCCCGGCTATGGACAGCAGAAGCTACACGTAGACTGGCATGAAACAGTAGCTCCGGGAGACTATAAAGTTTGTAATTCTATCTGGTTGCTGGATGATTTCTCGGCAGCCAATGGGGCTACCCGTCTGGTGGCAGGGACTCATAAAAACGGTATGCTGCCTCAGGATGAGTTGGAGGACCCGCTGGCTAGCCATCCTGAGGAAATTATCATAGAAGAACCTGCCGGTACAGTTGTGATTTTTAACTCCCACACCTGGCATGGAGGAACCACCAACCATACTGATCAGGTCAGGCGGGCGGTTCATAGCTATTTCTGCCGCCGCGACCAGCCTCAGCAGATTGACCAAAGTCGCTACCTACTTCCTGAAACCAGAACAAGGCTAAGCGAAGCAGCTTTGGAAGTGTTGGCAGTTTGA
- a CDS encoding alpha-ketoglutarate-dependent dioxygenase AlkB family protein: MDLFNQDKLSNLLPHDGIVNYHGTILQPEEADDYFERLLHCIAWKNDEAVMFGKHIITKRKVAWYGDEAYAYTYSNATKQALPWTDELLKLRQSVEIHSGTTFNSCLLNLYHDGEEGMAWHSDDEKMLEKDGSIASLSLGAERKFAFKHKESKQTISLLLEHGSLLMMKGTTQTNWLHRLPPTKKVRRPRINLTFRRMCEER, encoded by the coding sequence ATGGACTTGTTTAATCAGGATAAGCTTAGCAATCTCCTGCCACATGATGGAATCGTCAATTACCATGGCACCATTCTACAACCGGAAGAGGCCGATGATTATTTTGAGCGATTACTGCATTGTATTGCCTGGAAAAATGATGAAGCCGTGATGTTTGGCAAACATATCATCACCAAAAGAAAAGTGGCCTGGTATGGAGACGAAGCGTATGCTTACACTTATTCCAATGCCACCAAGCAGGCGCTGCCCTGGACGGATGAACTGCTTAAGCTCAGGCAAAGCGTTGAAATCCATAGTGGCACCACATTCAATTCCTGTCTGCTGAATTTGTACCATGATGGAGAAGAGGGCATGGCCTGGCACAGTGATGATGAAAAGATGCTGGAAAAAGACGGCAGCATCGCCTCGCTCAGCCTGGGTGCTGAAAGAAAATTTGCTTTCAAACATAAAGAAAGTAAACAAACGATCTCTCTGCTCCTGGAACATGGCAGCCTCCTGATGATGAAAGGGACCACCCAGACCAACTGGCTGCACCGTTTACCTCCCACCAAAAAAGTCAGGCGACCCCGAATCAACCTCACTTTCAGGAGGATGTGTGAAGAGAGGTAG